The following proteins are co-located in the bacterium genome:
- a CDS encoding iron ABC transporter permease — protein MNKKLINWLICILILCGILLGVGAFSLSVGSAGIPFKKIIPLILGGRGTTEYSILFDIRLPRIILGLAVGSALSIAGVLLQGMFRNPLVEPYTLGISGGAALGVCLNIVLRLNRIGGILSIPASGFLGAVVVILAVYSLSARKGILKIQGLLLTGVMISFISSSLIMLIMAVSRTEDLHGIVFWIMGSLEEPNLALIKVVVLISVLGLFISYLFCAELNALALGEEEALHLGINTEKTKRLLFILASLLTGCAVSVAGVIGFVGLVVPHFIRMFVGGDHRILLITSALAGGAFLILCDTLARTIIAPLELPVGVITGIIGGAIFVYFLSKKQVTLGGKR, from the coding sequence ATGAATAAAAAACTAATTAACTGGCTTATCTGTATATTAATTTTATGCGGGATTCTTCTTGGAGTAGGCGCTTTTTCGTTGAGCGTTGGCTCAGCTGGTATACCTTTTAAGAAAATCATACCTTTAATTCTTGGAGGTAGAGGCACTACTGAATACAGCATCCTTTTTGACATTCGCCTGCCTCGCATTATTCTGGGTCTTGCGGTAGGGAGCGCTCTGAGCATTGCAGGGGTACTTCTTCAGGGTATGTTTCGCAATCCTCTGGTTGAGCCGTATACTCTTGGTATTTCTGGCGGAGCAGCTTTGGGTGTGTGTTTAAATATCGTTCTAAGACTGAATAGAATAGGAGGAATCTTATCCATCCCAGCAAGCGGATTTCTGGGAGCGGTCGTTGTAATTCTTGCTGTTTACTCATTAAGCGCAAGAAAGGGCATATTAAAAATTCAAGGACTTCTTCTTACAGGAGTAATGATAAGTTTTATCTCCTCATCCCTAATTATGCTCATTATGGCTGTTTCCCGCACAGAAGATCTTCATGGAATTGTTTTCTGGATAATGGGCTCTTTAGAAGAACCGAATCTGGCTCTTATAAAGGTAGTGGTTTTAATATCTGTTTTGGGTTTGTTCATATCTTACTTATTTTGTGCAGAGCTTAATGCGCTTGCTTTAGGAGAAGAAGAGGCTCTGCATTTAGGCATAAATACAGAAAAGACAAAGAGATTGCTGTTTATACTAGCCTCCTTACTCACAGGCTGCGCTGTTTCAGTTGCAGGCGTTATTGGCTTTGTTGGATTGGTCGTCCCTCATTTTATCCGTATGTTTGTTGGAGGAGATCATCGTATACTTCTTATTACGTCTGCTCTCGCAGGCGGGGCATTTCTTATACTTTGCGACACCCTTGCCAGAACAATTATTGCTCCTTTGGAACTTCCTGTTGGAGTGATTACAGGAATTATCGGCGGAGCGATTTTTGTCTATTTTCTTAGCAAAAAACAAGTTACGCTAGGAGGAAAGCGGTAA
- a CDS encoding helical backbone metal receptor: MKNFDSIKGILTLKICFFAVLALLYGVLCLEPLYVNSAIHAENNSPQRIISLVPVLTEELYLLGVENRLIANTSYCKRPPAAEKKEKIGSGMKISVEKILYLEPDLILAKWYSNQKQIEKLRNLGMEVKIFPDVKNFSGICEELIELSKTIGSEDKSKQIVRRAKNKVSSIQRKIKDLSKPKVLVQIGAKPLWVATKDSFINDFIKLAGGINIGPSGKSGLYSREKVLEQNPDVIIIVTMGIVGEQEKETWQKYKTLNAAKNNRIHIVDSYKVCSPTPVSFVEVLEEIVEILH, encoded by the coding sequence ATGAAAAACTTTGACAGCATAAAGGGCATTTTAACATTAAAAATCTGTTTTTTCGCAGTTCTTGCTCTACTATATGGGGTTCTATGTCTAGAACCCCTATATGTCAACTCTGCAATTCATGCGGAGAACAATTCCCCTCAACGAATAATTTCATTAGTTCCCGTTCTAACTGAAGAGCTTTATCTTTTAGGAGTAGAAAACAGGCTTATAGCGAATACTTCATACTGTAAGAGACCTCCTGCCGCAGAGAAAAAAGAAAAGATAGGCTCAGGAATGAAAATAAGCGTAGAGAAAATCCTATATCTTGAGCCTGATTTAATTCTAGCTAAATGGTACAGTAATCAGAAACAGATTGAAAAGTTAAGAAACTTGGGAATGGAAGTAAAGATTTTTCCCGATGTCAAAAATTTCTCTGGAATTTGCGAAGAATTAATAGAACTTAGCAAAACTATCGGCAGCGAGGATAAGTCAAAACAAATTGTTCGCAGAGCAAAGAATAAGGTGTCTTCTATTCAGCGAAAGATCAAAGATTTATCAAAGCCAAAAGTGCTTGTTCAGATAGGAGCAAAGCCTTTATGGGTAGCAACAAAAGATTCTTTTATCAATGACTTTATCAAACTTGCCGGAGGAATAAATATTGGACCATCCGGGAAAAGCGGTCTTTACAGCCGCGAAAAAGTGCTTGAACAAAATCCTGATGTAATCATTATTGTGACTATGGGCATTGTGGGAGAACAAGAAAAGGAAACGTGGCAAAAGTACAAAACCCTAAACGCAGCAAAAAACAACAGAATTCATATTGTTGATTCCTATAAAGTTTGCAGCCCTACGCCAGTAAGTTTCGTTGAAGTATTAGAGGAGATAGTTGAGATATTGCATTAA
- the thyX gene encoding FAD-dependent thymidylate synthase — translation MEQSKLNVQLLEVTQNALSVIYFSARQCYSPEFAGEIFKNKIAPDKQEKFIEKIISSGHLSPLEHVKFTFAIEGVSRALTHQLVRHRIASYSQQSQRYVKENNFKYIVPPSIEKDENLKKEFKNIMGEIQKTYNKILKATSSQDARFVLPQAAETKIVITMNARELLHFFEERCCARAQWEIRKLAYEMLLICKRELSAVFSTAGQKCLKLGYCPEGKFSCGLAPLKEKALKR, via the coding sequence ATGGAACAATCTAAATTAAATGTGCAGCTTCTTGAAGTTACTCAAAACGCTCTTTCTGTGATTTATTTCTCGGCGCGCCAGTGTTACTCGCCTGAATTTGCGGGAGAGATTTTTAAGAATAAAATCGCTCCTGACAAGCAGGAGAAATTTATAGAGAAGATAATAAGTTCAGGCCATTTAAGTCCTCTTGAACATGTGAAATTTACTTTTGCGATTGAAGGCGTATCGCGCGCATTAACGCATCAGCTTGTCCGACACAGGATCGCTTCATATTCCCAGCAAAGCCAACGTTATGTGAAAGAAAACAATTTCAAATATATAGTTCCGCCTTCTATTGAAAAAGACGAAAATTTAAAAAAAGAATTTAAAAATATCATGGGCGAAATTCAGAAGACTTATAATAAAATATTAAAGGCAACGTCATCTCAGGATGCGAGATTTGTTCTGCCTCAGGCGGCGGAGACAAAGATAGTAATTACAATGAACGCAAGGGAACTTTTGCATTTTTTTGAAGAAAGATGCTGCGCAAGGGCGCAATGGGAAATAAGAAAGTTGGCGTATGAAATGTTATTGATTTGCAAAAGGGAATTGTCAGCAGTTTTTTCAACGGCAGGACAAAAATGCCTAAAACTCGGATATTGTCCTGAAGGTAAATTCTCTTGCGGACTTGCTCCCCTAAAAGAAAAGGCATTGAAAAGATGA
- a CDS encoding PilZ domain-containing protein: MNRKRIILVSLCFALSLCLITFGICSFYFARKSSELKNDVVGLCNNIKTQNNLLHCKKINIVTNGREISEKNISINIFRHQTMMHPAFGKRTFFKNVNPSSEDNLNTRVKNVMTVCNHKAFVLGNVFLSDIFLTNKGYMLSSSFPISQSGKEWIINLTCNVNDTYKKILQIKKFGIWGSTSILAMYLLTISIILMLQRKQSVNIVEDAAKENILESYNDKEMFKRRRAKRLKADILLLEYKQGGVFGFFRTWRRKPIDDISNTGVGIFSKTELKKGKAVTVKIRIPGTRNEFITKAGIVYSRKLPKKNYFRVGVKFRGKTFSNKALGKLLITG, from the coding sequence ATGAATAGAAAAAGAATTATTCTTGTTTCATTATGTTTTGCATTGTCTCTATGTTTAATTACTTTTGGAATATGCAGCTTTTATTTTGCTAGAAAAAGCAGTGAACTTAAGAACGATGTTGTAGGTTTATGCAATAACATCAAAACACAGAATAATTTGTTACACTGTAAGAAGATTAATATTGTTACAAATGGCAGGGAAATTTCCGAAAAGAATATTTCAATTAATATTTTTAGACATCAGACAATGATGCATCCAGCATTCGGTAAAAGAACATTCTTCAAGAATGTAAATCCGAGCAGTGAAGATAATCTGAATACCAGGGTTAAAAATGTGATGACGGTTTGTAATCACAAAGCATTCGTATTAGGGAATGTATTCTTAAGCGATATATTCCTGACTAATAAAGGGTATATGTTGTCTTCCAGTTTTCCAATAAGTCAATCAGGAAAAGAGTGGATTATTAATTTAACATGTAACGTTAATGACACTTATAAAAAAATATTGCAGATAAAAAAGTTTGGCATCTGGGGAAGCACATCAATACTGGCTATGTACTTACTCACTATATCTATTATCCTGATGCTTCAAAGGAAGCAGTCTGTTAACATAGTTGAAGATGCTGCCAAAGAGAACATACTGGAATCTTACAATGACAAAGAGATGTTCAAACGACGAAGAGCTAAAAGGTTGAAGGCGGATATTCTTTTGCTAGAGTATAAACAGGGCGGAGTCTTTGGTTTTTTCAGAACATGGCGAAGAAAGCCAATAGATGATATATCCAATACAGGAGTAGGAATTTTTAGTAAGACAGAGTTAAAAAAAGGGAAAGCCGTCACTGTAAAGATAAGAATCCCAGGAACAAGGAATGAATTTATCACAAAAGCCGGCATTGTGTATTCAAGAAAGCTGCCTAAAAAGAATTATTTCAGGGTTGGAGTAAAATTCAGAGGTAAGACTTTTTCAAATAAGGCATTGGGAAAATTATTAATCACGGGCTGA
- a CDS encoding prepilin-type N-terminal cleavage/methylation domain-containing protein — MVTRKNKKGFSGFTLIELLVVIAIIAMLSSILLPALSKAREKGRGAVCISNLKQISLAFIMYADDNDGWYPPASSQDNNRRWHGERPDASSPFVISEQTPIYPYLKNKEIRACPSFKKYLATGAVAYEEGCGGYGYNCQYIGGTPDAWPFPFLTPAKDKEIKNSTETIMLTDVAILNSGQIIEYSYVEAPTNEHWGSNNDPSIHFRHNGKANVAWCDGHVTSERLGSVTVSGWGGSTADEFRAANIGFIGTDNTLYDRE, encoded by the coding sequence ATGGTAACAAGAAAGAACAAAAAAGGATTCAGTGGGTTTACGCTTATCGAGCTTTTGGTTGTGATAGCAATAATAGCCATGCTCTCATCAATCCTTCTTCCTGCGCTTTCAAAAGCGAGGGAAAAAGGCAGAGGTGCGGTTTGTATTTCAAACCTAAAACAGATATCACTTGCTTTCATAATGTATGCAGATGACAATGATGGATGGTATCCCCCTGCATCAAGTCAGGATAATAATAGGAGATGGCATGGAGAAAGACCCGATGCAAGCAGTCCATTTGTTATATCTGAACAAACTCCTATTTACCCGTATCTAAAAAATAAGGAGATTAGAGCATGTCCATCCTTTAAAAAATACTTAGCCACTGGAGCTGTTGCTTATGAAGAAGGATGTGGGGGATATGGATATAATTGTCAATATATAGGCGGCACTCCTGATGCTTGGCCATTTCCTTTTTTGACTCCTGCAAAGGATAAAGAAATAAAAAATTCTACTGAAACTATAATGTTGACAGATGTAGCCATATTAAACAGCGGTCAAATTATAGAATACTCTTATGTTGAGGCGCCAACAAATGAACATTGGGGATCAAATAATGATCCAAGCATACATTTCAGGCATAATGGAAAGGCTAATGTTGCTTGGTGCGATGGGCATGTAACAAGCGAACGCTTGGGTTCGGTCACTGTGTCAGGATGGGGGGGAAGCACAGCCGATGAGTTCAGAGCAGCTAATATTGGCTTTATAGGTACGGATAATACCCTGTATGACAGAGAATAA
- a CDS encoding ferrous iron transporter B yields MKKILLMGNPNNGKSVVFNRLTGANVIISNYPGTTVDFTQGKMRIDEEDMMVIDVPGTYSLDAGDKAEEVAVRMLEGGDIVINVVDATNLEKGLNLTMQLIKKKKPMIIALNFWDETKHKGITIDFQKLEEILGVPCIPICAVTGEGIKKLTERLKEAKFSKFDYKDKGKWHVIGDIIGQVQKLSHHHHTLMERLGDISTTPVFSIPLALVILFFTFKIIRFIGEGLIGYVFEPVFEKLWTPILLKLSAILGSNGLIHDILIGKLIEGKIDYGQSFGLLTTGLFVPIGAVLPYVFAFYIMLSVLEDCGYLPRLAVLVDGLMHRLGIHGLAIIPMMLGLGCNVPGILSTRILATRRERFIAVTLLSIAVPCAALQAMVVGLMGEHMVYGLGVVYGTLFVVWLVLGILMAHLVSGTSPEIFMEIPPYRRPYLTHLLKKTGIRTKWFIKEAIPFVLLGVFIVNILYTLGIIQFVGKYTAPVISGIFGLPKEAIGALLVGFLRKDVAVGMLAPLALNLKQLIIASVVLTMYFPCIATFSTLVKELGFVDMLKASAIMIVAVLIVGGMLNLIL; encoded by the coding sequence ATGAAAAAAATATTGCTTATGGGAAATCCCAACAATGGCAAGAGTGTAGTTTTCAATAGACTAACGGGTGCAAATGTTATTATCTCCAACTATCCAGGTACAACAGTTGATTTTACACAGGGTAAAATGCGGATAGATGAAGAAGATATGATGGTAATAGATGTGCCGGGAACTTATTCCTTAGATGCTGGTGATAAAGCAGAAGAAGTTGCAGTTAGAATGCTTGAGGGGGGAGATATAGTTATTAATGTTGTTGATGCCACCAATTTGGAAAAAGGTCTTAACCTCACAATGCAATTAATAAAAAAGAAAAAACCTATGATAATCGCGCTTAACTTCTGGGATGAAACCAAGCATAAAGGGATTACCATTGATTTTCAAAAGTTGGAAGAGATATTAGGTGTTCCCTGTATCCCTATCTGCGCAGTTACAGGCGAGGGAATAAAAAAACTGACTGAGAGACTGAAAGAGGCAAAATTTTCTAAGTTTGATTACAAAGATAAGGGAAAATGGCATGTTATAGGAGATATTATAGGTCAGGTTCAGAAATTGAGTCATCACCACCATACCTTAATGGAAAGATTAGGAGATATTTCAACGACTCCTGTCTTCTCAATTCCATTAGCTCTAGTGATATTATTCTTCACTTTCAAAATTATCAGATTTATTGGGGAAGGACTTATTGGTTATGTATTTGAACCTGTTTTTGAAAAATTGTGGACACCAATATTGCTGAAACTGTCTGCAATATTGGGATCTAATGGACTTATCCACGATATCTTAATTGGTAAGCTGATAGAGGGCAAAATAGATTATGGTCAGTCCTTTGGACTATTGACTACCGGTCTATTTGTTCCGATAGGGGCAGTATTGCCTTATGTTTTTGCTTTTTACATAATGTTGTCAGTTTTAGAAGATTGTGGCTATCTGCCCAGATTAGCTGTTCTGGTGGACGGACTGATGCATCGTTTAGGTATACATGGTCTGGCAATAATACCTATGATGCTGGGATTGGGCTGCAATGTTCCCGGCATTCTCTCCACCAGGATATTAGCTACCAGAAGAGAGCGATTTATCGCGGTGACTCTGTTATCTATTGCAGTACCATGTGCGGCTTTGCAAGCCATGGTAGTGGGATTGATGGGCGAGCACATGGTATATGGACTAGGCGTTGTTTACGGAACACTCTTTGTGGTCTGGCTGGTACTTGGAATCTTAATGGCTCACCTGGTAAGCGGAACGTCACCGGAGATATTTATGGAAATACCACCTTACCGAAGACCTTACCTAACACATCTGCTGAAAAAAACGGGGATTCGCACGAAGTGGTTTATTAAAGAAGCGATCCCTTTTGTTCTTTTGGGAGTATTTATAGTAAACATACTTTATACATTGGGCATAATCCAATTCGTGGGGAAATATACTGCTCCTGTTATTTCTGGAATTTTTGGACTGCCAAAAGAAGCAATAGGAGCGCTATTAGTCGGCTTCTTGCGTAAAGATGTGGCTGTTGGAATGTTAGCGCCTTTAGCCCTTAACCTGAAGCAATTGATAATAGCCAGTGTAGTCTTGACAATGTATTTCCCATGTATAGCTACTTTCAGCACATTGGTAAAGGAGTTGGGATTTGTAGATATGCTCAAAGCATCAGCAATTATGATTGTGGCTGTATTAATAGTAGGAGGAATGCTTAATCTTATTCTTTAA
- a CDS encoding FeoA family protein, protein MNGAISLANMRSGQSGRIVQIEGGFGVNRRLDTLGLRVGKRIKKVSRQLMRGPVIISHGNTRAAVGFGMAQRIWVEIEQP, encoded by the coding sequence ATGAATGGAGCGATCTCTTTAGCTAATATGCGGTCTGGTCAAAGTGGAAGAATAGTTCAAATAGAAGGCGGATTCGGGGTAAATCGCAGGCTTGATACGCTTGGTTTAAGGGTTGGCAAAAGAATTAAGAAAGTGAGCAGGCAATTAATGAGAGGACCTGTTATTATCAGTCATGGGAATACTAGGGCTGCTGTGGGTTTTGGTATGGCTCAGAGAATATGGGTGGAGATAGAGCAACCATGA
- the cobT gene encoding nicotinate-nucleotide--dimethylbenzimidazole phosphoribosyltransferase, translated as MDKIKQVISKIKPLDIKLMDEAQRKLDNLTKPRGSLGRLEEFAKQVVGITGSLKPEFRNKVIFTMAGDHGVVEEGVSAFPQEVTPQMVYNFLREGAGINVLARHVGAKVIVIDMGVAAEIRNPKSEIRNFMDKKVGFGTKNMTKGPAMTREEAVESIENGIEVFMERKKHGIDILGTGDMGIGNTTPSSAVIAAFSGIEVEKVTGRGTGISDEAFENKVRVIKKALDINKPDSKDPIDVLAKVGGFEIGGLCGCVLGAAASNTPVVIDGLISTAGALIAYELCPQVKDYIFAAHKSVEAGHQYMLSRMNLNPILDLNMRLGEGTGAALGISVIEAGIKILNEMATFEDAGVSEEIK; from the coding sequence ATGGACAAAATCAAACAGGTAATTAGTAAAATCAAGCCGTTAGATATAAAACTTATGGATGAAGCGCAGAGAAAACTTGATAATCTTACCAAACCGAGAGGGAGTCTTGGCAGATTGGAGGAGTTTGCAAAACAAGTTGTGGGAATCACAGGAAGTCTCAAACCCGAATTCAGGAATAAAGTGATTTTTACAATGGCTGGAGATCATGGAGTTGTAGAAGAAGGGGTTAGCGCGTTCCCTCAGGAAGTTACGCCTCAAATGGTCTATAATTTTTTAAGAGAAGGAGCAGGTATTAATGTTCTGGCAAGACATGTTGGAGCAAAGGTAATTGTCATTGATATGGGAGTGGCTGCCGAAATCCGAAATCCGAAATCCGAAATCCGAAATTTCATGGATAAAAAAGTGGGGTTTGGCACTAAGAATATGACAAAAGGCCCTGCAATGACAAGAGAGGAAGCAGTAGAATCTATAGAGAATGGGATAGAAGTATTTATGGAAAGGAAAAAACACGGGATTGACATATTGGGAACAGGGGATATGGGAATAGGAAATACTACACCAAGCAGTGCAGTGATTGCAGCATTTTCAGGGATTGAAGTTGAGAAAGTCACAGGTCGGGGAACAGGGATTTCAGATGAAGCATTTGAGAATAAAGTTAGAGTTATAAAAAAGGCATTGGATATTAATAAGCCTGATTCTAAAGATCCTATTGATGTATTAGCAAAGGTTGGCGGATTTGAAATTGGTGGATTATGCGGCTGTGTGCTCGGGGCAGCGGCATCAAATACTCCTGTTGTAATTGATGGACTAATATCTACAGCGGGCGCTCTTATTGCATACGAACTATGCCCTCAGGTAAAGGATTATATTTTTGCAGCGCACAAATCTGTGGAAGCAGGACATCAGTACATGCTCAGTAGAATGAATCTTAATCCAATTTTGGATTTGAACATGAGACTGGGCGAAGGCACAGGAGCAGCGCTTGGAATCAGTGTAATAGAAGCTGGAATAAAGATATTGAATGAAATGGCAACTTTTGAAGATGCAGGAGTGTCAGAGGAAATAAAATGA
- the cbiB gene encoding adenosylcobinamide-phosphate synthase CbiB: MTYFITIQIIFAYILDLIIGDPQWLPHPVVLIGKAIEILEKGITKVITNKKVAGIILVFLVVVGTYFFVFILIGLAARLHVILGIIVSIYFVFVSLSTKDLSIETNRVYTSLNRNNLSLARENLARIVGRDTEGLNEREIIRASVETVAENTVDGIISPVFFAFIGGAPLSMAYKAINTLDSMVGYKNKRYIDLGWASAKLDDIANFIPARISMLLIPIASFISGKGFSDSIRIILRDRKKHASPNSGISEAGFAGALGIRLGGANYYEGKLVGKPCIGDAEKPLELLDIKDSIRIMYACSALSIVFGCCIKLLIK, from the coding sequence ATGACATATTTCATTACAATTCAAATAATTTTTGCATATATTCTGGATTTGATTATAGGCGATCCTCAATGGCTTCCTCATCCAGTTGTCTTAATAGGCAAGGCAATAGAGATATTGGAAAAAGGTATAACAAAAGTTATAACTAATAAAAAAGTTGCTGGGATAATACTTGTATTTCTGGTTGTAGTTGGAACATATTTTTTTGTTTTTATATTGATAGGGCTTGCAGCGCGCTTGCATGTGATTCTAGGAATAATAGTAAGTATTTATTTTGTTTTTGTCTCGTTGTCGACAAAAGACCTCTCAATCGAAACAAACAGAGTGTATACATCTCTAAATAGGAATAATTTATCTCTGGCAAGAGAGAATCTGGCAAGGATTGTCGGAAGGGATACTGAAGGCTTAAATGAGAGAGAAATTATAAGAGCCAGTGTGGAAACTGTGGCAGAGAACACAGTAGATGGAATTATTTCCCCTGTTTTTTTTGCATTTATTGGAGGAGCGCCTTTATCTATGGCGTACAAGGCAATAAATACACTTGATTCAATGGTTGGCTACAAGAACAAGAGATATATAGATCTTGGATGGGCATCAGCAAAACTGGATGACATAGCTAATTTTATACCTGCGCGAATATCAATGCTGTTAATCCCAATAGCTTCGTTTATTTCAGGAAAGGGATTCAGTGATTCTATTAGGATAATTTTAAGGGACAGGAAGAAGCATGCAAGTCCAAACAGCGGTATTTCTGAAGCAGGATTTGCAGGAGCGCTTGGGATAAGACTTGGAGGGGCAAATTATTATGAGGGAAAACTGGTTGGAAAACCCTGTATAGGCGATGCTGAGAAGCCTTTGGAGCTTTTAGATATAAAAGATTCTATAAGGATAATGTATGCATGTTCTGCATTGTCAATAGTTTTTGGGTGCTGTATAAAACTGTTAATAAAATAG
- the cobD gene encoding threonine-phosphate decarboxylase CobD, which yields MKPQHGGNLYRISKKYNIALDEIVDFSANINPLYFPDGLKRILKEDFNKIRMYPDPDCNQLISAISDRYNIKRTCLVPSNGATELIYLICYLLHPKKAAIIIPTFSEYEKALSNIGCDIKFIKLEEKEGFKLELQAIRSLIKSVEVLFICNPNNPTGQKISRNTLYNVLDIAKRHNVFVVIDEAFIDLIEEESLVARAQRQQNLFVVRSLTKFLGIPGLRLGFGVASARLSAKIKKFQPTWSVNTLAQIAGSYLLADSEYIEKSKRILIKEQNFLSSELKKIKSIKVFDSCTNFILFTSGIRTKDLEELLIKDRIVVRNCGNFRGLDSSFVRVAVKKRGKNKLLIKALRNIFG from the coding sequence TTGAAACCTCAACACGGCGGCAACTTATACCGAATTAGTAAAAAGTACAATATAGCGCTTGATGAAATAGTTGACTTTAGCGCAAATATAAATCCCCTTTACTTTCCAGATGGACTGAAGCGGATTCTGAAAGAAGATTTTAATAAAATCCGCATGTATCCTGATCCTGATTGTAACCAGTTGATAAGTGCAATCTCAGATAGGTATAATATTAAGAGAACATGTTTGGTTCCGTCTAATGGGGCAACAGAACTAATATACCTTATATGCTACTTGCTGCATCCCAAAAAGGCAGCTATTATTATTCCTACGTTTTCAGAATATGAGAAAGCATTGTCAAACATTGGTTGTGATATTAAATTCATAAAGCTGGAAGAGAAGGAAGGATTTAAGTTAGAATTGCAGGCTATAAGAAGTCTTATTAAGAGCGTTGAAGTCCTCTTTATCTGTAATCCGAATAATCCAACAGGTCAGAAGATATCTCGCAATACACTTTATAATGTGCTGGATATTGCCAAGCGACATAATGTCTTTGTAGTAATTGATGAGGCATTTATAGATTTGATTGAGGAAGAGAGTTTAGTTGCAAGAGCTCAAAGGCAGCAAAATCTTTTTGTTGTAAGGTCATTGACAAAGTTTCTTGGGATTCCAGGATTAAGGCTTGGCTTCGGAGTAGCGTCTGCTCGCTTAAGCGCAAAGATAAAAAAATTTCAGCCTACATGGTCTGTAAATACACTTGCTCAAATTGCAGGCTCTTATTTATTAGCTGACTCAGAATATATTGAAAAAAGCAAAAGAATTTTGATTAAGGAACAAAATTTTCTGTCTTCCGAATTAAAAAAGATAAAATCTATAAAGGTATTTGACTCATGTACAAACTTTATTTTATTTACATCTGGTATTCGTACTAAAGATTTGGAGGAACTTCTTATAAAGGACAGGATTGTTGTAAGAAACTGCGGCAATTTCAGGGGGCTGGACAGCTCGTTTGTGAGAGTGGCAGTTAAGAAAAGAGGCAAAAATAAACTCTTAATTAAGGCTCTTAGAAATATATTCGGATGA